The genome window TATCCGAAGATGCGCGACGGCGGCTGGTTCCCGGCGGCGATCCCGACCCTGACCTACGAGTACCAGCGCGTGGGGCTGAACGTGGGCATCATCCCGAACTACAAGGACCGTTTGTACGGCGGGATTTCCTTCCAGCTGAAGTTCAAGCTGTTTGACGGGAGCAAGTGAGAACGAAGGGGGCGCGAATCTCTATGCGGAAGGGCGGCGCGCTCGCGCCCGTGCAGTCAAGTCAGCCGCAAAACCGTCGTCCCGGCGCAGGCCGGGACCCAAGTTTGCGTGCGTGTCCGCGCAAGCGAACTTGGGTTCCGGCCTGCGCCGGAACGACGTGCAGGCGCCAACTTTGGAAAAACTGCCGCGATGCACCTCGTTTTCCCGCGTAAAACTTCATCTTACGTGCTGACCCATCCCGCCGCCATCACCCCCCGACCTCCTTCGGATAGGGCGACTTCCCACCCTCCGCGATGAAGGTATCGATGCGCTGCTGCAGTACCGGCAGCGGCACCGAGCCGAGCTGCAGCACCGTATCGTGGAAGTGCCTGATGTCGAATTTCTCCCCCAGCGCCTTCTCCGCCCGCGCCCGCGCCTCCTGGATCGCCATCTGGCCCAGGTAGTAGGACAGCGCCTGGCCCGGCCAGGAAATGTAGCGGTCGACCTCGGTCTCCACCTCGTGCCGCGCCAGCGCCGTGTTCTCCATCAGGTAGGCCTGGGCCTGCTCGCGCGTCCAGCCCTTGGCGTGGATGCCGGTGTCGACCACCAGGCGCGAGGCGCGCCAGGCCTGGTAGCTGAGCATGCCGAAGTGCTCGTAGGGCGTCTCGTAGATCCCCATTTCCACGCCCAGGCGCTCCGAATACAGGGCCCAGCCCTCGCCGAAGGCGGAGATATAGGCGCGGCGGAAGGGCGGCACGCCTTTCTGCTCCTGGGCCACCGGCATCTGGAAGGCGTGGCCCGGGGCCGACTCGTGCAGGGTCAGGGCCGGCAGGCTGTAGAGAGCGCGCGCCGGCAGGTTGTAGGTGTTGACCCAGTAGGCGCCCGGACCGCCGCGCCCGGCGGTGTAATAGGGCGCCTGGTCGTCCGGCACCGGCAGGATGGCGAAGCGGCGGCGCGGCAGGTAGCCGAAATACTGGTCGGCCTTGGCGTCGAACTTCTTGGCGATCCAGGCCGCGCGCATCAGGAGTTCTTCCGGCGTCCTGGCGTAGAAGCGCGGGTCGGTGCGCAGGAACTGCAGGAAGGCGGGCAGGTCGCCGCTGAAGCCGGCCTTCTTCATGGTCTCGTGCATCTCGGCGCGGATCTTGGCCATCTCGGCCAGGCCGATGGCATGGATCTGCTCCGCCGTCAGGTTCGTGGTGGTGTACTCGACGATCTTCGACTGGTAGTAGGCCTTGCCACCCGGCATGCTCTCGGCGGCCAGGGTGCTGCGCGCCTTCGGCACGTATTCGCCCACGAAGTAATCGAGCACTTTGGCGTAGGCGGGCTGGACCCGGTCGCGGATCGCCGTCCGCGCCTGGGCGCGCAGGGACTCCTGCTCGGCCGCCGGAATGCTGGCCGGCATCTCGCGCAGGGGCGTGTAGAACACGGTCTCTTCCGGCGTTTTCGCCCTGGCCACCGAGACGATGGTGCTCTCGCGCCCGCTTAGGGTGACTTTCGGCGGCGTGAAGCCGCGCGCCAGCCCGGCGCGCATATTGGCCAGTTCCTGGTCAAAATACGCCGGCAGATTATTTAGCTGGGAAATGTAGTTACGGTAATCCGCAAACGTCTTGAAGGGCCGCCGGGCGGTGTAGGTGATGTCGGTCCAGAACGCGCTGTCGGCGTTGACCGGCTGCTCGTATTCGCGAAAGCGCTGGGCTTCGACCAGGGCGGCGATCTGGGCGCGGTAGACCGCGAAGTCGATGCGCCTGGCGGGCGACAGATCGGCCGGCCGGATCGCGTCGAGCTGCTGCAGGATGCCTTCCCAGTAGACGCGGCGCGCTTCCTGGGCCGGCGCGTCGGCGCGGGCAAGGACCGGGCTGACGCCGGGCTCGTCCTCGTCGACGGCCAGCTTTTCCGCCACCCGCCACTTCCATTCCTTGGTGTAGATCGCCTTGAAGCGCGTGTCCGCGCTGCTTGCCGCCTGGGCAGGCCCCAGCGCAACCCCCAGCACCACGCAAGCCGTCGCGACGACGGCACCCAGCCTCAGTTCCATACTCCTCCCGCCTTCATCAAGAGCACGATTGCTCGTGTGCATCTTAGCCGGGAAACGGGCGCTTGGATATGCATCAAGCCAGCACGGCCTAATGTGCGTTGGCGACCAGACGAAGCAGCAGGGCGCGGTAAATATAGCGAATTGGTAGGGTGCGCCTGTAATACGCGGCCGCCTTGCCCGACCATGAACAGCGGAGACAGGCACAGGACGATGGCGAAGTACGGCGAATCCAATGGCGGCTCGGAACAGCGGGCCCTGAGCGGCGAGGAGGGCCTGGCGGGCGCCTTGCCCGAGCAGGCCCTGCGCAAGCACGTGGCCTCGCTCGAAGCCGAGCTCGGCCACCTGCGGGTGCTGGCGCGCGAACGTCACGAACTGATGCACGAAGTGGAAGAGCTGCGCCGCCAGAAGCACGAACTCCTGAACGCCACCAGCCAGCGCCAGAACGAATTCCTGGCCATGCTGGCCCACGAGCTGAGAAATCCCCTGGCGCCGCTGAGCATGTCGGCCAGCCTGCTTGACGGCATGGCCGCCAGCGACGCGCAGGCAGGCCAGGTGGGCCAGGTGGCGCGCGTGATCCGGCGCCAGGTCGACCACATGGCCCATCTGCTGGACGACCTGCTGGATGCGGCCCGCATCAGCCGCGGCAAGATTTCGCTCACGGTCCAGCCCCAGTCCCTGGCGGATGCCGTCGAACAGGCGCTGGAGACCGTGGGCCCGCGCCTGCGCGAGCGGCGCCAGCACCTGGAGCTGGCGCTCGCGCCCGAGCGCCTGGTGGTGGAAGGCGACCCGGTGCGCCTGACCCAGGTGTTCACCAACCTGCTCAGCAATGCCTCCAAGTACACGGGCGACGGCGGCCGCATCCGTCTCAGCGTGCAGCGCGAGGGCGACAAGGCCCTGGTGGTGGTCGAGGACGACGGGGCCGGGATCGCGCCCGATGTGCTGCCCAGGATCTTCGACCTGTTCACCCAGGGCCCGCGCAGCCTGGCGCGTTCCGAGGGCGGGCTGGGCGTGGGCCTGAGCGTGGTGCGCAACCTGGTCAGCATGCACGGCGGCACGGTCGACGCCTGCAGCGCCGGGCTGGGGCAGGGCAGCCGCTTCACCGTGCGCCTGCCCCTGTCCAGCGCACCGCCGCAGCGTCCTCTGGAAGCCGGCGCCGACGGCGGCGAGCGGCCCGCGCGCATCCTGCTGGTCGAGGACAACCCGGACGCCTGCGAGACCCTGGGCATCCTGCTGCGCATGGCCGGACACGAGGTGGAGACGGCGGCCGACGGCATGGCCGGGCTGGCGCGCGCCCGCGACGGCGACTTCGACGTGCTGATCTGCGACATCGGCCTGCCCGGCATCGACGGCTACCGTGTGATCGAGGGGGTGCGCGCGGCCAACGGTTCTGGGCGGCCGTTCGCGATCGCCTTGTCGGGCTATGGCCAGGCCGAAGACCGCGAGCGCGCCCACGCGGCGGGCTTCGACCGTTACCTGGTCAAGCCCGCGATCCCCGAAACCCTGCTCAAGCTGGTGACGGAAGCGCACGGTGCCGGTGGCGCCGCGCGCACGAATGCATGATCTTTATTGTTTTACATTTATTGCAGTAAATTGTTAAAACAACCGCTATAATCGGGCGGTCCGTCCGCGACCGCGCGACGAATCGCTCAGCAACGCGTGCTTGGACTTTCAATGACCATTTCGGCAGCAATTGTGTCGCGACTCAGCCATGATGACGAGTGACAGCGAACCCGGGCGTCCCGAAGGACACGCCCATCTCATCCAGTCGTGGCGGCGCCTCGCCGACCAGCTGGGACCGCTAATCGGCGATAATGGGTTTTGCGCCCTGTTCGGCCGCGCCTGCCGCGTCGTGGGTCCAGAGCACTGCTGGCTCGCCGACACGCCGCCCTGCAAGGCGCGCGACAAACAGATCACGGCACTCGACACCATGTTGGCGAGCGTCGCACCTGAGCAAGCTCAGGCGGCGCACGCTGCCCTGCTCCAGACGTTCACCGAATTGCTGGCGGCTTTGATCGGCCAGGCGTTGGCCTCACGTTTACTCGACGCCGCCCTGCACGAGGGAGATGCGCGGAAGAATGCACAGGAGCACAAGGAATGACGGATAAAGTAACCCTCGGAAAATTGAGCACTGGCGTGCCAGGGCTCGATGTTCTCTTGGGCGGCGGGCTGAGCGAGTTCTCCTTCAACCTCATCGCGGGCGCGCCCGGATGCGGCAAGACGACCCTGGCGCACCAGATCATGTTCGCCCTCGCGACAACCGAGCGCCGCGCCCTGTTCTTCACCGTGCTGGGCGAGCCGCCCCTGAAGATGCTGCGCTACCAGCAGCAATACAGTTTCTTCGAGCTGGACAAGGTCGGCTCGGCGATCCGCTACGTGAACCTGGCCGACGACCTGCGCGCCGGCGACTTCAGCGGTGTGCTGGAGCGCATCATGAAGGAAGTCGAGGACTTCGCCCCCAGCCTGGTGTTCGTCGATTCCTTCCGTTCGGTGGCCCAGACCGCCCGCGCCGGCAACGAGGGCGTGGCCGACCTCCAGCACTTCATCCAGGAACTCGGCACCCGCATGACCAGCTGGCAGGCGACCACCTTCCTGATCGGCGAATACATGCACAGCGAAGCCGAGGCCAACCCCATCATGACCGTCGCCGACGGCATGATAGCGCTAGCCCAGGTGCATGAGGACAGCACCGTGGTGCGCAAGATGCGCGTGGTCAAGATGCGCGGCCACGCCCACGTCGCGGGTTCGCACACCTTCCGCATCACCGGCGACGGGATCCGTGTCTATCCGCGCATGCTGCCGCCCCTGTCCGAGGACCGCCATCCGGGCCATCCGGTGGACCGCGCGCCGCGCCGCATCCCGACCGGCGTGCCGGACCTGGACGCCATGCTGCACGGCGGCCTGCCGCAAGGCCACTCGCTGCTGGTGAGCGGTCCCAGCGGCTGCGGCAAGACCATCCTCGGCACCCGCTTCCTGCAGGAGGGCGTGCGCCGCGGCGAGAAGGGTGTCGCGGTGTTCTTCGAGAAGGGCGTGTCGCGCCTGCGCAATGCGGAGCTGGCGCAGGTGGTCCAGAGCGGCGCTGTGACTGTGGTGGAAAGCCGCATAATCGACCTCACCGTGGACGAACTGGTCGACGCGCTGGACGAGGCGATCGAGCGCACCGGCGCGCAGCGGGTGGTGATCGATTCCCTGTCCGAGATGGCGCTCTACCTGGCGCCGGAAGGGCGTTCTCAGCTGCGCACGGTGGTGTTCCGCATGCTGGCCTCGCTGGCGCGGCGCGGGGTGACCACGGTGGTCACGATGGGCATCGACGACGACTTCAGCCAGTTCAAGGTCAGCCAGGCCGACATCGCCTACCTCACCGACGCCATCTTGGTGATGCGCTACGGCGAGAACGACGGGCTGATCCGCAAGTTCATCTCCGTCGTCAAGGTGCGCGGCTCCGGCCACAGCACCGAGCTGCGCGAATACGCGATCACCGACGACGGCATCGAAATCCAGCCCCAACGCACCGAATTCGAAGGCGTGCTGCACGGGGTACCCAAGGCGCCCGGCGCCAGAAGCTGAGGCCACGCATGACGACGTTCCAGGGAGAAGACAAGGCCTCGCTGCAGCGTTCGTCGGCGAACGACGGTATCGGAGACACCCTGCAGCCTTTCGATCAGATGCTGCTGCGGCGGGTCGCGGCGCTGGAGGCGGACAATGCGCTGCTGCGGCGCGAGGCCGGCGAGCGCGAGGAGCTGGCGCTGCTGGTCGAGCAGCTGCGCGAGGCCAACGGCAACCTGGTGCTGGCCGCCGTCAACGCCCAGAGCTCGCGCGATGACGCCGAGGAGACCAACCGGCGCCAGAACGAATTCCTGGCCATGCTGGCGCACGAGCTGCGTAATCCGCTGGTGCCGATCAGCATGTCCGCCAGCCTGCTGGAGCGCGCCATCGGCGGCGCCGGCCAGGAAACCCGCCTGACCCAGGTGATCCAGCGCCAGGTCGACCACATGGCGCACCTGCTGGACGACCTGCTGGATGCCGCGCGCCTAAGCAGCGGCAAGATCACCCTGGGCATCCAGGCGCTCGACCTGCGCGCCGTGATCGGCCAGGCGGTGGAGACGGTCCAGCCGCGAATCCGCGAGCGCGACCAGCAGTTCGAGCTGCAGTTGCCGCCCCATCCGGTGATGGTGGACGGCGACCAGGTGCGCCTGACCCAGGTGTTCACCAACCTGCTCGGAAATGCCTCGAAATACACCCAGGACGGCGGCTGGATCCGGCTCGAGGTGCGCTGCGCGGACGAGGTGGTGGTGACGGTAGCCGACAACGGCACCGGCATGGAAGCGTCCACCATCACCCGCGTGTTCGACCTGTTCAGCCAGGGGCCGCGCTCGCTGGCGCGCTCGGAAGGCGGCCTCGGGGTCGGCCTGAACGTGGTGCGCAACCTGGTCGGCATGCATGGCGGCAGCGTCACCGCCTCCAGCCCGGGGCTCGGCGCGGGCAGCAGCTTCACGGTGCGCCTGCCGCTCTCGCACTCGCACGTGCCGGCCGCGCCGGTTGTGCAGGAGCCGGCCCAGCACGGCGCCGCGCGCCGCATCCTCGTCGTCGAAGACAATGTCGACGCCTGCGAGGTGCTGCGCATGCTGCTCGAGCTGGAGGGGCACGCGGTCGACGTCGCCCATGACGGCCATGCCGGCCTGCGCATGGCGCTGGGGGCGCGCTACGACGCGATCGTGTGCGACATCGGCTTGCCCGGCATCGACGGCTACGAATTGATGAGCCGCCTGCGCGCCGGCCAGGACGGCGGCGGTCCGCTCGCCGTGGCCTTGTCCGGCTACGGCCACGCCAACGACCGCGAGCG of Massilia sp. KIM contains these proteins:
- a CDS encoding DUF885 family protein, with translation MELRLGAVVATACVVLGVALGPAQAASSADTRFKAIYTKEWKWRVAEKLAVDEDEPGVSPVLARADAPAQEARRVYWEGILQQLDAIRPADLSPARRIDFAVYRAQIAALVEAQRFREYEQPVNADSAFWTDITYTARRPFKTFADYRNYISQLNNLPAYFDQELANMRAGLARGFTPPKVTLSGRESTIVSVARAKTPEETVFYTPLREMPASIPAAEQESLRAQARTAIRDRVQPAYAKVLDYFVGEYVPKARSTLAAESMPGGKAYYQSKIVEYTTTNLTAEQIHAIGLAEMAKIRAEMHETMKKAGFSGDLPAFLQFLRTDPRFYARTPEELLMRAAWIAKKFDAKADQYFGYLPRRRFAILPVPDDQAPYYTAGRGGPGAYWVNTYNLPARALYSLPALTLHESAPGHAFQMPVAQEQKGVPPFRRAYISAFGEGWALYSERLGVEMGIYETPYEHFGMLSYQAWRASRLVVDTGIHAKGWTREQAQAYLMENTALARHEVETEVDRYISWPGQALSYYLGQMAIQEARARAEKALGEKFDIRHFHDTVLQLGSVPLPVLQQRIDTFIAEGGKSPYPKEVGG
- a CDS encoding ATP-binding protein; amino-acid sequence: MAKYGESNGGSEQRALSGEEGLAGALPEQALRKHVASLEAELGHLRVLARERHELMHEVEELRRQKHELLNATSQRQNEFLAMLAHELRNPLAPLSMSASLLDGMAASDAQAGQVGQVARVIRRQVDHMAHLLDDLLDAARISRGKISLTVQPQSLADAVEQALETVGPRLRERRQHLELALAPERLVVEGDPVRLTQVFTNLLSNASKYTGDGGRIRLSVQREGDKALVVVEDDGAGIAPDVLPRIFDLFTQGPRSLARSEGGLGVGLSVVRNLVSMHGGTVDACSAGLGQGSRFTVRLPLSSAPPQRPLEAGADGGERPARILLVEDNPDACETLGILLRMAGHEVETAADGMAGLARARDGDFDVLICDIGLPGIDGYRVIEGVRAANGSGRPFAIALSGYGQAEDRERAHAAGFDRYLVKPAIPETLLKLVTEAHGAGGAARTNA
- a CDS encoding ATPase domain-containing protein, whose translation is MTDKVTLGKLSTGVPGLDVLLGGGLSEFSFNLIAGAPGCGKTTLAHQIMFALATTERRALFFTVLGEPPLKMLRYQQQYSFFELDKVGSAIRYVNLADDLRAGDFSGVLERIMKEVEDFAPSLVFVDSFRSVAQTARAGNEGVADLQHFIQELGTRMTSWQATTFLIGEYMHSEAEANPIMTVADGMIALAQVHEDSTVVRKMRVVKMRGHAHVAGSHTFRITGDGIRVYPRMLPPLSEDRHPGHPVDRAPRRIPTGVPDLDAMLHGGLPQGHSLLVSGPSGCGKTILGTRFLQEGVRRGEKGVAVFFEKGVSRLRNAELAQVVQSGAVTVVESRIIDLTVDELVDALDEAIERTGAQRVVIDSLSEMALYLAPEGRSQLRTVVFRMLASLARRGVTTVVTMGIDDDFSQFKVSQADIAYLTDAILVMRYGENDGLIRKFISVVKVRGSGHSTELREYAITDDGIEIQPQRTEFEGVLHGVPKAPGARS
- a CDS encoding ATP-binding protein — protein: MTTFQGEDKASLQRSSANDGIGDTLQPFDQMLLRRVAALEADNALLRREAGEREELALLVEQLREANGNLVLAAVNAQSSRDDAEETNRRQNEFLAMLAHELRNPLVPISMSASLLERAIGGAGQETRLTQVIQRQVDHMAHLLDDLLDAARLSSGKITLGIQALDLRAVIGQAVETVQPRIRERDQQFELQLPPHPVMVDGDQVRLTQVFTNLLGNASKYTQDGGWIRLEVRCADEVVVTVADNGTGMEASTITRVFDLFSQGPRSLARSEGGLGVGLNVVRNLVGMHGGSVTASSPGLGAGSSFTVRLPLSHSHVPAAPVVQEPAQHGAARRILVVEDNVDACEVLRMLLELEGHAVDVAHDGHAGLRMALGARYDAIVCDIGLPGIDGYELMSRLRAGQDGGGPLAVALSGYGHANDRERAKEVGFDRYLVKPVGPDALMEALEKAAATG